The genomic region AGCTTCATCAGGGTGAACGATCACTCGTAGGCGCTGCCGGCAGATACACGGCGGACGTCCCTTGGCTGCTCGGTCGCGGTCAAGGGACGTCTTCGTCACGAGCCGGTCGGCCGGTCCCGGTTGACGTTGACGGGTTCTCCGCTCAGCGCATGACTCCACAACAGTTCGCTGATGCGTTGCACGGCGGCCGTCAGATGCCGACGGTAGGTGCTGAAGGACATTCCGAGCCCCCTGGCCACCGACTCCTGGGTGGGGCCGGCCTTGCTGTACGTGGTCGAGACGACCTGATGGCGCTTCTCCCCGCCACGCTCGCCCACCAGCGACTCGATGGCACTCAGCAGGACGTCCTGGAGGCCCGGGCCGTTCTCCACGACCAGGCGGCTGCGGCTGAGGGGGTTCGTCGCGAGCTCGGCGGGCCACCACATCGCGCGCAGAGCGTCCCGTACGGCGGCGTCGAACTCCGGCCGGGACAGCGTGACATGTTCCCCGAGCTCCTGCGAAGCCGGGCCCGGAGGCGTGATGGCGGTCGCGTTCTCCTGCACGGATTCGTACTTCTCCATCACGAACCCCGAGCCGGACTGGTCGCTCCAGTCGTGGGCGAACAGGCGGTATCCATAGTCATCGACGACGAGTCGGGCATCGACCGGCATCATGTCGGAGCGCGCAAGGTAGGTGTCCCAGAATCCGTCGTCCCGCATCACGACGAACGACCAGGCCATCCGTTCGGCCCGGATGAACTCCGCCCCCACGCGCCACTGCATCAGGTTCAGTGAAGGCGACGGCCGTTGGTACGCCTGCGGATCCACGTAGAACCGCCCGATGCCCATGTGCTCGCCCGCTCGCAGTGGCCTGCCGACGCGCGCGTGGGCCCATGCGGCGGCCACCACCGGATCGACGTCCGCCCCCTCTCCCTCCCGCTCGCCGAGCCGCAGCCAGGCCGAACAGGCGACGATCTCGTCGGTCCGGCTCAAGCGATAGACACTGAACGCCTCGGGCTGCCGATCCAGCCAGTAGCGGGCGATCGCGGCGGACTCGGGTCCCTCCGCCTCCTTCACCAGCTCCACGACGCGGCTCTCGTCGGCGGGGGCACAGCGCATTTCCCGCACCACGCCCTCGCAATTCCACACGATGGCCTCGGACATGAGGTCGGAGGACCGCAGAAGGTACACCAGGGAGTACATCGCCTGGAGCACCTGCGCGGGGGGCACTTCGCGGACCCGGCCGAGCAGATACTGGTGCATCCGTCGGCGGAGCGCGTCGAATCCGTCCGGGTCACGCCAGTGGAGATCGGCTGCCAGCACCTCGCGCACCACATCGTGCGGAAAGATCCCGGCGGCGGTGGATTCGATGAAGGGCTGGGTGCGCAACCAGCCGAAGAGTTCGGCGGCACGCGGGCCCATCACCGCCCGCAGCAGGGCCTCGGAGGTGACATCGGCCAGGGCGCACACCTCCAGCGCCGTGCGGTGTGCCTGGCTCGGTGGCTCGCCCACGAGTTGGGACAGCAGCGTCGAGATCACATCCTGGCCGGGTGACCAGTGGGTCGCCCGGGTTGTCCCGTCCGCGTCCTGCCGCACGGCGACCGCCGCCGCCAGGGACAGGGCCAGCGGATTGCCTCCGGTGAAGGACAGCAGCGTTTGATGCGCTTCGGCGGGAACACCGCGTATCTGGAGGAACGACGCGGCGTCGTCCCGGGCCAGGTCACGCAGCGGGATCACCCGCAACAGGTCGGCCCAGCCGGGGTCCGCGACCCAGTGCGAGTCGGGGGCCGCGCGTCCGGCGATCACGGCGACCGTGCCGACCGGAAGCCGCGGCAGGAAGTGCTGCCACAACCAGTCTTCCAGGCCCTGGCAGTGCTCGAAGGTGTCGATCAGGAGCACCGCTCCCGGCTCGCCGATCGCCTTTCCCGCGGCCTGCTCGAAGTCCTCCGGCGTCGCGGGAACCGTCCGGCCGTCCACCTCGACCACCAGCCGCCCGGCCTCGCGCGACTCGAGGGCGAACCGCCTCAGCAACGCGGATTTGCCGATCCCGCCGGGACCGTACAGATAGAAAACGGATGAACCGCCGGGTTCGCCCGTCAGCGCGGACCGGAACAGGGCCCGCTCCACGACCCGCCCGACAAAGGCCCGGTCCCGCGCCGCGACCACAAGGTCACCGAACGAGCCGCCGTCCCCCAGGTTCATGAGCCCCTCACAACCGAACTGTGTATGGCCGAAACAGCCTACGTCTCACACGTCGGATCTTTAGCGGGGATTCAACGGCGCGTCGGTATGCGGTGCTTCACATCCCCACGGCAAACCGACTGGTCAGCATGGATGAGCGGGGGCGAACGCCGCACGACACCAACGCAGGCCACGAGCCCGACGCTCTCCAGACATCGCCTGTTTCCGGCCCGGCTCGTGCCCGCTTTCCGAGCAGACACTCGACTCACCGCCGCCGCTGAGCAGGCGTGTGAAGACGCCGGGGCGGCGGCGAGGCACGCTGTGGGTTTCCACGCAGCCGATCGCGAACTCGGCGATGTCTCCGAGCAGTTGGGTCTCCGCCTCGGCCAGCATCGCGTTCCGCGACTGAGGATCCAGTTCCTCGAAGGCGCATCGGCGGCTCGCGGCGTCGTACAACTGATCGGGCATCCGCGAATCGTAGCTCTGTCGGATATTTCACGGAGACAACCGCTGTGCCTCGGCCTGGACTTGAACCTGGAGGGCTCGCGGCTCAGAGTCCGCCCCATTCGGCTGCCGCCTCGATGAGCCGGTCGCGTACGACGGTGAGTGCGGGGTTGACCGGTGTGCCGCGTCGGGTGGCGACGTAGAGGGTGTTGAGCGGCGGGACCTCGGGGTGGTGGAGCTGCACGACGCGGCCCGCGGCCAGTGACGGCTCGGCAAGATAGCGCGGCAGAACGGAGATACCCGCACCCGCCTCGACCGCGGCCAGGACCGCTCGGAGGTCCGCCACGAGGAGGGCGACGGGGTTGGTGGGACGGTGGCCGAACTCGCTTCGCCAGTAGCGGCGCACGATGGGCAGCTCCTCCGCGTAGGCGACGAGCGGCAGTGCGGCGAGTGCCTCCGCCGGGGCGGTACGGAGCCGCTCGGCGTCCACGGTGTGGACACCGGACGGCGGGCCGACGAGCAGGAACTCCTCGTCCACGAGGGGTACGGCCAGGAGCGCCCGTTGGGTGGGGCGGACGGCGGACACGACCAGGTCGAGACGGCCTTCGTCCAGCTCGACGAGCAGGTCCTGGGCCAGGCCGAGCGTCACGCGGAGGACCAGCCCGCGGCCGGTGAGCGGGGCGAGCGCGGGCAGGACCCGAACGGTCATGGCCTCTGCCGCGCCGCCGATCCGCACCGTGCCACGCAGTGGCGGTTCGTTCGTCGTCGAGCCGACAGCTTCCCGGAGTCCGTCCACGTGCGGGCTCACCCGGGCCGCGAGGGCGGCGGCGCGTGGGGTGGGTGCGGCTCCGTGGCGGGAGCGGACGAACAGTTGCTCACCGATCTGCTCCTCCAGCCGGGCGAGCTGACCGGTGACGGCGGGCTGGGTCACGCCCAGCCGCTGAGCGGCGGCGGAGAGGGACCCTGTCCGGTAGATCTCCAGAAATGTCGCCAGCAGGTCCAGGCTCGGCACGCGCCCTTCCTTCCGTCTTCCGTCAGTGGCCCAGGGGCACCGGTGCACGGTACGTGCGGCACGGCAGCTCAGTGTAGGGAGCCCGCCGCTGGGAGAGTGCGTGTGCCGGGAGCGGGCGGGATGCGGTGGGAGTGGACAGGAGCAAGTGGGAGCGGGCGGGTCTCACCCACTCCTGCCCGCTCCCCCTCGCTCCCCGCTCCCCCGGCTCCCCGCTTCCCAACTGGCGCGACCCCTGGGTTCAGTTGGCGAGCGCCTTCAGGACGGCCTCGGCCGTGCCGGTGCTCGACTGCGGGTTCTGGCCGGTGATCAGGTTGCCGTCCACGACGACGGTGTTGCTCCAGGCCGCGCCGGTCCGCAGCACCGCGCCCTTCTCCCGCAGCCGGTCCTCGACGAAGAAGGGCGAGTTCTCGCCGAGCCCGCCCTGGTTCTCCTCCTCGTCGGTGAAGGCGGTCAGGTTCCGGCCGGCGAAGGTGAAGCCGCCGTCCTCCGTGGTGGCGCTGAGCAGGGCGGCGCCGCCATGGCAGAGGGCGGCGACCGTCGTGCCCCGCGCGTTGGCCGCGTTCAGCAGGCGGCCGAGGTCGGCGTCCTGGGCGAGGTCCGCCATCGGGGCGTGGCCGCCGGGGATGTAGATCGCGTCGTAGTCGCCGACGTTGACGTCCGACAGGGCGAGCGGCGTGGCGAGTTCATCGGCGATGCCGGCGAGGTAGGTCCGGAACTCCGCGGCGTCGGCCTCGGAGACGCCGCCCTGCTCACTGAGGCTGAGGGCGTCGACCGTGGGGCGGGCACCGGCCGGGGTGGCGATGTCCACGTCCGCGCCGGCGGCCTTGAGCACCTGGTGCGAGGCTGCGACCTCCTCGGCCCAGTAGCCGGTGGGGTGGGTGGAGCCGTCGGCCAGCTTCAGGCTGGTGGCGGCGGAGATGACCATCAGGATCTTGGACATGGGTATGCCTGGCCTTGTCGCTAGGGGTAGCGGGACTTGTCACGCGGTGGGCCGCGTGCCGCCGCCCCTTGCGGGGCGGCTGTGGGGGCAACACCAGAATCCATCACCGATCATCCGCCGGCATCCCACTTTCCATAAGCATTCTTATGGAGCGGTGCTTGCGCGGCATTGCCGAACAGTGCATGAGCGGCCGCCGGTTCGGAGCAGGTCGGCGCACCGCGCGCCGGGGTGAACTCACCCGCTCAAGGGCTCATTGTGTTGTCGCGTAGGCATGAAATGGCCCCATGCAACAATGCGCGACCGTAGGGCGGTCCGGGCGTGTGTGTCCTCCGCGCGGTACATGATCCGTTGATCCGTAACGAAGCGAAAGGTCCTCTATGAGTAGCGGCGGGGCCGGCTGGATAGGGGCTCGGGTGCAGGCGGCACGAGACCGTGTCTTCGTCGGCCGTGCGGGCGAACTGGACGTCTTTCGCTCCGCGTTGTCCGGTGACGCTCTGGACCTTGCCGTGCTCTACCTGCATGGACCCGGCGGTATCGGCAAGTCGATGCTGATGCGCCGCTTCGCCGCCGAGGCGCGGGCGGCCGGACGTGACGTGCTGGAGGTCGACGGGCGGATGACCGAGCCCACGCCCGAGGCCTTCGCCGAGGAGGCCGGTGCGGTACTCACCGGCGAGCGGGCCGTCCTGCTCATCGACACCTTCGAGCGCTGCCAAGGGCTCGAAGGCTGGCTGCGGGACAGGTTCCTGACCGACCTGCCGGCCGGGGCGCTGGTCGTCATCGCGGGGCGCCTGGCACCGGACGCCGAGTGGACCTCCGATCCCGGCTGGGCGAGTGTGATGCGGACCATGTCACTGCGCAACCTCACCCCGGGTGAGGCCGCCGACTTCCTGCACGCGCGCGGGGTGCCGGAGCGGACGCATGGCGCACTGCTGGCCTTCACCGGCGGCCATCCCCTCGGTCTCGCGCTCGCGGCCACGGTGGCGATCCAGGACGAGGAGAGTCCCGCGGGCTGGGAGCCGACCCAGAACGTGATCGAGACGCTGCTGCCGCAGCTGACGGGTGAGGTGCCCTCCCCGACGCACCGGCGGGCGCTGGAAGTGTGCGCCCACGCGCATGTGACCACGGAGGCACTGCTGCGTACCGTGCTCGGAGACGCCGCGGGGCCGACGTTCGCCTGGCTGCGCGAACTGCCCTTCGTCGAGTCGGCCAGGCACGGCCTGTTCCCGCACGACGTGGTCCGCGGGGCGCTGGAGGCGGACCTGCGCTGGCGTGACCCCGAGGGGTACGCGGACCTGCACGGCCGGCTCCGCCGTCACCTGTTCGACCGGATACGGACGGTGCCGGAGAGCGGGATGCTGCGTGCCGTGGGCGAGTTCCTCTACCTGTACCGCACCAACCGCTACATATCAGGCGTCACGAGCTGGCGTGACGGCGAGGTGGTGGTGCACCCCTGCGATCGGGCGGATCGCGCCTCGGTGGTCGAACTGACCGCCAGGGTGGAAGGGCCGGAGTCGGCCGGCCTGGCCCAGTTCTGGCTGGACCGGCAGCCGGAGGCCTTCCGGGTGTACCGGTCCACGCGGAGCGGTGAGATCCTCGGGTTCTCCGCCTGGCTGCGATTGACCGAGCCGTACGGCGAAGACGTCGACCCCGTGGTCGCGACGGCCTGGAAACACGCCCGCAGCACCGCCGTACTGCGGGACGGTGAGTACCTGGCAGTGTCCCGATTCCATGTGACCGGGGGGAACTACCCGAAGGTCTCGCCGATCGAGGACCTCCACCAGTGGCGGGCCGTGGCCGAGATCGCCCGCGCCGGGCCGCGACTGGGCTGGTCGTACATAGCCATCCGGGCCGTGGAGTTCTGGCACGACTACTTCACGAACTTCGGCTGCGTCCCGGTCGCCGATCGGCCTCGGGTCGGGGACGTCGCGTACATGCTGTTCGCCTACGACTGGCGGGCGCAGCCGCTCTCGATGTGGGCGGAACGGATGAGCCGTGTCGTGCTGACGAACGTGCCCGGCGCGTCGCGCGTGTCCAGCGCTCGCGATGAAGCGATGACCTTGGGCGCACCCCCCGAACTGACCGTACTGTCGCGGCCCGAATTCGACGCCGCCGTGCGCGACGCGCTGCGCACGCTGCGGGACCCGGAGAAACTCAGGGTGAACCCGCTGGCCCGCAGCAGACTGGTCGTCGAACACGGGGCGGTGCTGCGGGACGTGCTGATCGAGGCCGTAGAAGCACTGGCAGAGGAACTGGGCGGCGAGAAGTACCGGCGCGCGGTGGCGGCGACCTATGTCGGTGCCGCGACCACGCAGGAATCGGCCGCGGCGCGGCTGGGGCTGCCGTTCGGTACGTACCGCAGGCATCTGGGCGGCGGAGTCGACCGCGTCTGTGACGC from Streptomyces sp. NBC_00878 harbors:
- a CDS encoding ATP-binding protein, giving the protein MNLGDGGSFGDLVVAARDRAFVGRVVERALFRSALTGEPGGSSVFYLYGPGGIGKSALLRRFALESREAGRLVVEVDGRTVPATPEDFEQAAGKAIGEPGAVLLIDTFEHCQGLEDWLWQHFLPRLPVGTVAVIAGRAAPDSHWVADPGWADLLRVIPLRDLARDDAASFLQIRGVPAEAHQTLLSFTGGNPLALSLAAAVAVRQDADGTTRATHWSPGQDVISTLLSQLVGEPPSQAHRTALEVCALADVTSEALLRAVMGPRAAELFGWLRTQPFIESTAAGIFPHDVVREVLAADLHWRDPDGFDALRRRMHQYLLGRVREVPPAQVLQAMYSLVYLLRSSDLMSEAIVWNCEGVVREMRCAPADESRVVELVKEAEGPESAAIARYWLDRQPEAFSVYRLSRTDEIVACSAWLRLGEREGEGADVDPVVAAAWAHARVGRPLRAGEHMGIGRFYVDPQAYQRPSPSLNLMQWRVGAEFIRAERMAWSFVVMRDDGFWDTYLARSDMMPVDARLVVDDYGYRLFAHDWSDQSGSGFVMEKYESVQENATAITPPGPASQELGEHVTLSRPEFDAAVRDALRAMWWPAELATNPLSRSRLVVENGPGLQDVLLSAIESLVGERGGEKRHQVVSTTYSKAGPTQESVARGLGMSFSTYRRHLTAAVQRISELLWSHALSGEPVNVNRDRPTGS
- a CDS encoding LysR family transcriptional regulator gives rise to the protein MPSLDLLATFLEIYRTGSLSAAAQRLGVTQPAVTGQLARLEEQIGEQLFVRSRHGAAPTPRAAALAARVSPHVDGLREAVGSTTNEPPLRGTVRIGGAAEAMTVRVLPALAPLTGRGLVLRVTLGLAQDLLVELDEGRLDLVVSAVRPTQRALLAVPLVDEEFLLVGPPSGVHTVDAERLRTAPAEALAALPLVAYAEELPIVRRYWRSEFGHRPTNPVALLVADLRAVLAAVEAGAGISVLPRYLAEPSLAAGRVVQLHHPEVPPLNTLYVATRRGTPVNPALTVVRDRLIEAAAEWGGL
- a CDS encoding type 1 glutamine amidotransferase domain-containing protein, with product MSKILMVISAATSLKLADGSTHPTGYWAEEVAASHQVLKAAGADVDIATPAGARPTVDALSLSEQGGVSEADAAEFRTYLAGIADELATPLALSDVNVGDYDAIYIPGGHAPMADLAQDADLGRLLNAANARGTTVAALCHGGAALLSATTEDGGFTFAGRNLTAFTDEEENQGGLGENSPFFVEDRLREKGAVLRTGAAWSNTVVVDGNLITGQNPQSSTGTAEAVLKALAN
- a CDS encoding ATP-binding protein → MQAARDRVFVGRAGELDVFRSALSGDALDLAVLYLHGPGGIGKSMLMRRFAAEARAAGRDVLEVDGRMTEPTPEAFAEEAGAVLTGERAVLLIDTFERCQGLEGWLRDRFLTDLPAGALVVIAGRLAPDAEWTSDPGWASVMRTMSLRNLTPGEAADFLHARGVPERTHGALLAFTGGHPLGLALAATVAIQDEESPAGWEPTQNVIETLLPQLTGEVPSPTHRRALEVCAHAHVTTEALLRTVLGDAAGPTFAWLRELPFVESARHGLFPHDVVRGALEADLRWRDPEGYADLHGRLRRHLFDRIRTVPESGMLRAVGEFLYLYRTNRYISGVTSWRDGEVVVHPCDRADRASVVELTARVEGPESAGLAQFWLDRQPEAFRVYRSTRSGEILGFSAWLRLTEPYGEDVDPVVATAWKHARSTAVLRDGEYLAVSRFHVTGGNYPKVSPIEDLHQWRAVAEIARAGPRLGWSYIAIRAVEFWHDYFTNFGCVPVADRPRVGDVAYMLFAYDWRAQPLSMWAERMSRVVLTNVPGASRVSSARDEAMTLGAPPELTVLSRPEFDAAVRDALRTLRDPEKLRVNPLARSRLVVEHGAVLRDVLIEAVEALAEELGGEKYRRAVAATYVGAATTQESAAARLGLPFGTYRRHLGGGVDRVCDALWRQEIFGTAGGEHRLS